One Natator depressus isolate rNatDep1 chromosome 6, rNatDep2.hap1, whole genome shotgun sequence DNA window includes the following coding sequences:
- the LOC141988864 gene encoding serum amyloid A-5 protein-like, producing MKFYNCMLLLSLVLCVSAQNWFTDAGSFIRDAYRGAEDMWRAYSDMREANYKNSDKYFHARGNYDAAQRGPGGKWAAEVISDAREGWQSDVSGRGAEDTRQDQEANAWGRSGGDPNRYRPEGLPSKY from the exons ATGAAGTTCTACAACTGCATGTTGTTGTTGTCCCTGGTACTATGTGTCAGTGCCCAGAACTGGTTCACTGATGCTGGATCATTCATAAGGGATGCTTATCGAG gcGCTGAGGATATGTGGCGTGCATACAGCGACATGAGGGAGGCGAATTATAAAAATTCAGATAAATATTTCCATGCTCGTGGGAATTATGATGCTGCCCAAAGAGGGCCTGGCGGTAAATGGGCAGCAGAAGTTATTAG TGATGCTAGGGAAGGTTGGCAGAGTGACGTTAGCGGCAGAGGAGCCGAAGACACACGTCAAGACCAGGAGGCAAATGCATGGGGCAGAAGTGGAGGAGACCCAAACCGCTACAGACCAGAGGGCCTTCCCTCGAAATACTAA